From Polynucleobacter sp. MWH-Braz-FAM2G, a single genomic window includes:
- a CDS encoding nitrite/sulfite reductase: protein MYKYDAIDQTLVDQRVAQFRDQVTRRLNGSLAEEEFRPLRLQNGLYHQRHAYMLRVAIPYGLLSAKQLRTLALISEKYDRGYGHFTTRQNIQYNWVTLEETPDILAELAKVEMHAIQTSGNCIRNITSDAFAGVAADEYVDTRPICELLRQWSTLHPEFAHLPRKFKFAVNGAKEDRTVLLCHDVGIELKKTPNINNGELTADIYAGGGMGRTPILGSLIKQDLPWQFLPSYLTALLRVYNRFGRRDNLYKARIKILVKALGPEEFARQVEGEWAHIKNGNDNFTQAEWERVAKHFTKPAYKNLPALSFEQVINQASEADKAAFTRWLERNVKPHQVLGYASVILSLKPHGSVAPGDATTAQMYAIADLADQYSFGELRVTHEQNLVLADVEQAKLYELWQEAKRQKVALPNIGLLTDIIACPGGDFCSLANAKSLPIAKAIQERFDDLDYLFDLGDISLNISGCINSCGHHHVGNIGVLGVDKDGEEWYQITLGGEQGNDASIGKVIGPSFYADEIPDVMTNIINTYVAQRNGDEPFIETYRRLGVIPFKEAAYKNAKKKDREVA, encoded by the coding sequence ATGTATAAATACGACGCCATTGACCAAACCCTTGTAGATCAACGAGTTGCCCAATTTCGCGACCAAGTTACCAGACGTTTAAACGGTAGCTTAGCCGAAGAAGAATTCCGCCCCTTACGTTTACAAAATGGTTTGTATCACCAACGCCATGCTTACATGTTGCGTGTTGCTATCCCTTATGGATTATTGAGTGCAAAACAATTACGTACGCTCGCACTCATCTCTGAAAAGTATGACCGCGGCTATGGTCATTTCACAACCCGTCAGAACATTCAATACAACTGGGTCACTCTCGAAGAGACGCCCGATATTTTGGCTGAGCTTGCCAAAGTAGAAATGCATGCGATTCAAACATCAGGCAACTGTATTCGTAATATTACGAGCGATGCATTTGCAGGGGTTGCCGCTGATGAGTATGTTGATACGCGTCCAATTTGTGAACTATTACGTCAATGGTCTACGCTTCATCCAGAATTCGCCCACCTGCCACGCAAATTTAAATTTGCAGTCAATGGGGCTAAAGAAGACCGTACTGTATTACTCTGCCACGATGTTGGTATCGAGCTCAAGAAAACCCCCAATATAAATAATGGTGAACTAACTGCTGACATCTATGCGGGAGGCGGCATGGGTCGCACACCAATCCTAGGCTCACTCATTAAGCAGGATTTACCTTGGCAATTCTTGCCCAGCTATCTCACCGCTTTGCTGCGGGTTTATAACCGTTTCGGCAGAAGAGATAACTTATATAAGGCTCGCATCAAGATTTTAGTCAAAGCTTTGGGTCCAGAAGAATTTGCTCGCCAAGTTGAAGGTGAATGGGCTCACATTAAAAATGGGAATGACAACTTCACCCAAGCCGAGTGGGAGCGTGTTGCCAAACACTTCACCAAACCTGCTTACAAAAATTTACCTGCATTAAGTTTCGAGCAAGTAATTAACCAAGCTTCTGAAGCGGACAAAGCAGCTTTCACACGTTGGTTAGAGCGCAACGTCAAACCGCATCAAGTGCTAGGCTATGCCAGCGTGATTCTGTCACTCAAACCTCATGGTTCGGTAGCCCCTGGTGATGCCACTACTGCGCAGATGTATGCGATTGCAGATCTGGCAGACCAATATAGCTTTGGCGAACTACGCGTTACCCATGAACAAAATCTGGTGCTAGCCGATGTTGAACAAGCCAAGCTCTATGAGCTATGGCAAGAAGCGAAGAGGCAAAAAGTAGCATTGCCAAACATTGGATTACTTACTGACATCATTGCTTGTCCAGGCGGGGATTTCTGCTCATTAGCCAATGCCAAATCACTTCCGATTGCTAAAGCGATTCAAGAACGTTTTGATGATCTTGATTACTTGTTTGATCTAGGTGATATCAGCCTGAACATTTCTGGTTGCATCAATTCTTGTGGACACCATCACGTTGGCAATATTGGTGTTTTAGGTGTCGATAAAGATGGTGAAGAGTGGTATCAAATCACCTTAGGTGGTGAGCAAGGCAACGATGCCTCGATTGGTAAAGTGATTGGACCCTCTTTCTATGCCGATGAAATTCCAGATGTGATGACCAACATCATCAATACTTATGTTGCTCAGCGTAATGGTGATGAGCCTTTCATTGAGACTTATCGTCGCCTAGGCGTAATTCCATTTAAAGAGGCGGCATACAAGAACGCCAAGAAAAAAGATAGGGAAGTAGCATGA
- a CDS encoding calcium:proton antiporter: protein MTALLSQTWFIVLMSITLIGAVLSAVHHAEVIAHKTGEPYGTLVLSISVTIIEVSLIISMMLTGHDGAEFIARDAVFATVMIVINGVIGLCIFMGGLTHHEMSFRNEGTNSALAVLTALATFILVMPNVTVTTPGPDFTKSQLAFAGIASFSLYIAFLFFQTVTHRDYYLPKTKEKKTDKNVHAQKPSNLKTSVSAVLLILSLITVVGLAELLSPAIERAVDAAGAPKTIVGIAIALLVLMPEGFAAVRAAKANRLQSSLNLALGSALASIGLTIPTVAAIAIFFNLPLSLGISELNMVLMYLSFFIGALTLAIGRTTLLQGIVHIIIFLEYLFLSLVP from the coding sequence ATGACTGCCTTACTTAGCCAAACTTGGTTCATTGTTCTGATGAGCATCACACTAATTGGTGCAGTTCTCTCTGCAGTTCATCATGCGGAAGTAATTGCTCATAAGACCGGTGAGCCGTATGGCACTTTAGTGCTCTCTATCAGCGTGACCATTATTGAAGTCTCTTTAATTATCTCGATGATGCTGACCGGTCATGATGGAGCAGAATTTATTGCCCGAGATGCGGTATTTGCTACCGTCATGATTGTGATTAACGGTGTGATTGGTTTATGTATTTTTATGGGTGGCCTGACCCATCACGAAATGAGCTTTCGAAATGAAGGCACGAACTCCGCATTGGCAGTCCTCACCGCATTGGCAACCTTTATTTTGGTGATGCCCAATGTCACCGTGACGACACCAGGCCCCGACTTTACTAAAAGCCAATTGGCTTTTGCAGGCATAGCCTCATTTTCTCTCTATATTGCTTTTCTGTTCTTTCAAACAGTGACTCATCGTGACTACTACTTACCCAAAACAAAAGAGAAGAAAACCGATAAAAATGTACATGCCCAAAAGCCCAGCAATCTGAAAACGAGCGTCAGTGCAGTGTTATTAATACTCTCACTCATTACGGTAGTCGGTCTTGCAGAATTACTCAGCCCTGCCATAGAAAGAGCGGTTGATGCTGCTGGTGCACCCAAGACCATTGTTGGTATTGCCATCGCACTTCTCGTCTTAATGCCTGAAGGCTTTGCTGCGGTGCGAGCAGCCAAAGCCAATCGCTTACAAAGCAGTCTGAACTTAGCCCTAGGTTCCGCTTTAGCAAGTATTGGCTTAACGATTCCGACTGTGGCAGCGATTGCCATCTTTTTCAATTTACCCCTGAGCTTAGGTATTAGCGAACTGAATATGGTGTTGATGTATCTCAGCTTCTTTATTGGGGCACTCACGCTGGCCATTGGCAGAACTACCCTACTGCAAGGTATCGTTCATATCATCATTTTCTTAGAGTATTTGTTCTTAAGTTTGGTGCCTTAA
- a CDS encoding type II toxin-antitoxin system RelE/ParE family toxin yields MICSFSCQQTEDLFNSKPSRQFGSIERVARRKLLQLHAAITLLDLRVPPGNMLESLKGKRKDQHSIRINGQWRICFVWKGDGAYNVEIVDYH; encoded by the coding sequence ATGATCTGCTCATTTTCATGTCAACAAACTGAAGATTTATTTAATAGCAAGCCTTCACGACAGTTTGGAAGCATTGAACGAGTTGCTCGAAGAAAATTATTGCAATTACATGCAGCTATTACTTTATTAGACTTACGAGTTCCGCCTGGCAATATGCTGGAATCTTTGAAGGGAAAGCGCAAGGATCAGCACAGTATTCGTATTAATGGGCAATGGCGCATATGTTTTGTATGGAAAGGGGATGGAGCCTACAACGTAGAAATTGTGGATTACCACTGA
- a CDS encoding glycosyltransferase family 4 protein — protein sequence MSSLLTAFFVSFIATFLIIRFKHLHSGTTGDFDLSGPQKFHTIVVPRIGGVSIALSVLCAILLKLTNSPNYLMELTLLVCAIPTFLIGLAEDLTKKISVKKRLFFTAVSAALAIYLLQAQVVRLDIPVLDIILALPGISAIFTIFAITGVANAYNIIDGFNGLASMVGIITLLALAYLGYVFSDYAMIYLALVMAAAILGFFIWNYPRGLIFLGDGGAYLIGFWIATLSVMLTSRHPEVSPWFALLINGYPILETLFTIYRRKIHQGKSPGQPDGIHFHTLIYRRVLSSSHQDKNWFSTNARTAPYLWILAVISVTPAILWWQSSTILMIATLLFTIIYVWTYTRIVKFKTPKCLHL from the coding sequence ATGTCTAGCCTATTAACCGCATTCTTTGTATCTTTTATTGCGACCTTTTTAATTATCCGCTTTAAACATTTACATAGCGGAACAACAGGTGACTTTGATCTCTCGGGTCCTCAAAAATTTCACACTATAGTTGTCCCGCGTATTGGCGGTGTCTCTATCGCTCTTTCAGTTTTATGCGCCATCCTACTAAAGCTAACAAACTCTCCAAACTATTTAATGGAGTTAACTCTTTTAGTCTGCGCCATTCCCACATTCCTAATTGGGTTAGCAGAAGATCTGACAAAAAAAATTAGCGTTAAAAAGCGTCTGTTTTTCACTGCGGTCTCTGCTGCATTGGCAATTTATTTATTGCAAGCACAAGTGGTGAGATTAGATATTCCTGTATTGGACATCATCCTAGCGCTTCCAGGTATTAGTGCGATATTCACCATTTTTGCTATTACAGGCGTTGCAAATGCCTACAATATTATTGATGGGTTTAATGGCCTAGCAAGTATGGTGGGAATCATTACTCTGCTTGCACTTGCTTATTTAGGCTATGTTTTTTCAGACTATGCCATGATTTATCTAGCGCTGGTAATGGCTGCCGCTATCTTAGGTTTTTTTATTTGGAATTATCCGCGTGGCCTCATATTTTTAGGAGATGGCGGTGCTTATTTGATTGGCTTCTGGATTGCAACACTATCCGTCATGCTCACCTCCAGACACCCAGAAGTCTCGCCATGGTTTGCCCTGTTAATTAATGGATACCCTATCTTGGAAACGCTCTTCACAATTTACAGAAGAAAGATCCACCAAGGCAAAAGTCCAGGCCAGCCAGATGGCATTCACTTTCATACGCTGATCTATCGCCGCGTGCTTAGCTCAAGCCATCAAGATAAGAATTGGTTCTCTACTAACGCTAGAACGGCTCCCTACCTTTGGATTTTGGCAGTGATTAGTGTTACACCCGCTATTCTGTGGTGGCAATCAAGCACCATTCTCATGATTGCAACCCTGCTCTTCACTATCATCTATGTTTGGACTTACACCAGGATTGTGAAATTTAAAACCCCTAAGTGTCTACACCTCTGA
- a CDS encoding HigA family addiction module antitoxin yields MKTKLLEEIHPGEILLEDFMKPMEITARQLAADIDVSPSRISEIVHGTRPITADTALRLGLFFSMEPRFWLNLQSEYDMRVAKRNLQKEIEPRIRVFKMAA; encoded by the coding sequence ATGAAGACAAAATTACTTGAAGAAATTCACCCCGGAGAAATTCTCTTGGAAGACTTTATGAAGCCTATGGAAATTACTGCTCGCCAGTTAGCGGCTGATATTGATGTTTCTCCTAGCCGAATCAGTGAGATTGTTCATGGAACTCGGCCGATTACTGCGGATACAGCTTTGCGTCTCGGATTATTTTTTTCTATGGAGCCGCGCTTTTGGCTTAACTTGCAGTCGGAATACGATATGCGTGTAGCCAAAAGAAATCTACAAAAAGAGATCGAGCCAAGGATCAGAGTTTTTAAAATGGCAGCATGA
- a CDS encoding amidohydrolase, translating to MNRNNPAPLCQAPSAEVRSPQLTLPAGSVDCHAHVCGPASQFPYAPERIYTPPDATLESYQTLLQMLGIDRAVLVQPSVYGTDNRALLSALRSNPQQFRGVAVISNDPKASSDQELADLHAAGIRGLRCNIVDIADKSAGLPIEQLRNLAKRIEPLGWHLELLMHVNEYPNLAKTFEDFPVDLVFGHFGYSHAKHGIADKGFQGLLELMKSQRAWVKMTGPYRICDGNLPYEDMRPFNDAALEANPNRLIWGSDWPHVMVKRQMPHDADLCDLLGEWVQDANIRKSILVDNPCILYDFPAYK from the coding sequence TTGAACCGCAATAATCCAGCACCACTATGCCAGGCCCCGAGCGCAGAAGTGCGCTCGCCACAACTAACTCTTCCCGCAGGATCAGTAGACTGTCATGCGCATGTATGTGGGCCTGCTAGTCAATTTCCCTATGCGCCAGAGCGCATCTATACACCACCAGATGCTACTCTTGAGAGCTATCAAACGCTCTTGCAGATGCTGGGGATAGATCGCGCAGTTCTGGTGCAACCCAGTGTATATGGAACGGATAACCGAGCACTCTTATCCGCTCTACGTTCCAATCCCCAGCAATTTCGAGGTGTGGCAGTAATTTCGAATGATCCCAAAGCAAGCAGCGATCAAGAACTCGCTGATTTGCATGCGGCAGGCATTCGGGGGCTACGCTGCAATATTGTGGATATTGCTGATAAGTCTGCTGGACTACCAATCGAGCAACTACGCAATTTAGCCAAACGAATTGAACCATTAGGCTGGCATCTCGAATTGCTAATGCATGTGAATGAATACCCCAATCTTGCCAAGACCTTTGAAGACTTTCCGGTTGATTTAGTATTTGGACACTTTGGTTATAGCCATGCGAAGCATGGAATTGCGGACAAGGGATTTCAGGGGCTATTAGAGTTAATGAAGAGTCAGCGTGCTTGGGTCAAGATGACAGGACCCTATCGTATTTGCGATGGCAATCTTCCATACGAAGATATGCGCCCTTTCAATGACGCTGCATTAGAAGCAAACCCCAATCGCTTGATTTGGGGCAGCGATTGGCCTCATGTGATGGTCAAGAGACAAATGCCGCACGATGCTGACCTCTGCGACCTTCTAGGTGAATGGGTACAAGACGCCAATATAAGAAAATCCATATTGGTCGACAACCCCTGTATCCTGTATGACTTTCCGGCCTACAAGTAG
- a CDS encoding sirohydrochlorin chelatase, which translates to MKAIILFGHGARDPRWREPFDRLASLWQMQHPDILVELAFLEMMQPSLEQAVASLVAKGANELTIVPVFFGQGGHLRNDFPLLLEECRVKFPNVQLRATSAVGDDDAVLQAIVDFGARAL; encoded by the coding sequence ATGAAAGCTATTATTTTATTTGGTCACGGGGCACGAGATCCTCGCTGGCGTGAGCCATTTGACCGACTGGCAAGCTTATGGCAAATGCAGCATCCTGATATTTTGGTAGAGCTAGCCTTTTTGGAGATGATGCAACCCTCACTGGAACAAGCGGTTGCTAGTTTGGTCGCCAAGGGTGCAAATGAACTAACTATCGTGCCAGTATTTTTCGGGCAGGGCGGTCACTTAAGAAATGACTTTCCACTGCTATTAGAAGAGTGCAGGGTGAAATTTCCGAATGTGCAATTACGCGCGACGAGCGCAGTCGGTGATGATGATGCTGTCTTGCAAGCGATTGTCGATTTCGGAGCGAGAGCTCTCTGA
- a CDS encoding DUF934 domain-containing protein has translation MSQLNITSHSEIVYFPKGGKPVLIPNEWQVWSGSQDEGGLPDLDHGAHKVLVPFTWWLEHHHEADVIAKAQNGQIGVWFATDDDILKHADVIEAGKSVWPLVAAHFPIFRDGRSFSTAALLRDRFQWTGEIRAIGDVLIDQLLQGARVGFDSFALRPDQNLDIALKQFDLYTVATQNSWRGARTTLATLSA, from the coding sequence ATGAGCCAATTGAATATCACCTCCCATTCAGAAATTGTGTATTTTCCCAAGGGCGGAAAGCCTGTGCTGATTCCAAATGAATGGCAAGTATGGAGTGGCAGCCAAGATGAGGGTGGCCTGCCCGATTTAGATCATGGTGCTCACAAAGTTTTAGTCCCGTTTACTTGGTGGCTTGAGCATCATCATGAAGCTGATGTGATTGCCAAAGCTCAGAATGGTCAGATTGGCGTTTGGTTTGCTACTGATGACGACATCCTTAAGCATGCGGATGTGATTGAGGCTGGCAAATCCGTTTGGCCTTTAGTGGCTGCGCACTTCCCAATTTTTAGGGACGGCAGAAGCTTTAGTACTGCAGCCCTACTCAGAGACCGTTTTCAATGGACTGGTGAGATCCGTGCGATTGGTGATGTCCTCATCGATCAACTCTTACAAGGTGCACGTGTGGGCTTTGATAGTTTTGCGCTTCGTCCAGATCAAAACTTAGACATTGCCCTCAAGCAATTTGATCTTTATACAGTGGCTACTCAAAATAGTTGGCGTGGAGCAAGAACCACTTTAGCTACCTTGAGCGCTTAA
- the cobA gene encoding uroporphyrinogen-III C-methyltransferase produces the protein MNSHPLGKVYLVGAGPGAVDLITVRGAKLLAQADIVFYDALVDPEMLTLCPQAVLVEVGKRCGKLSSAQQFINKRLVDAAQKHRVIVRLKGGDPMLFGRADEEIQTLKQEGIEVEVVPGITAALAGAASIQQSLTLRGVSRSVAFVTLSQGTENVPDHLPTGPISNPAADTLVYYMGRKDAAHIAQHLIEQSPNQKSDTPVHILEAVSTARERLWTSTLQDLASGKADQWFDSNSPALIMIGEALRKHSSSSEHSESSRSEIDNRLQDSIIITDCARRA, from the coding sequence ATGAACAGCCATCCACTTGGAAAAGTCTATCTCGTGGGTGCTGGCCCTGGTGCAGTAGACCTTATTACAGTTCGAGGCGCCAAACTGTTAGCTCAAGCAGATATTGTGTTCTATGATGCCTTGGTAGATCCTGAGATGCTGACACTCTGTCCTCAAGCGGTTTTGGTTGAGGTAGGTAAACGTTGCGGCAAACTTTCTTCAGCCCAGCAGTTCATTAATAAGCGCCTTGTAGATGCTGCGCAAAAGCACCGAGTCATTGTTCGCCTCAAAGGCGGAGACCCCATGCTCTTTGGTCGTGCCGATGAAGAAATTCAGACTCTAAAACAAGAAGGTATTGAAGTTGAAGTGGTGCCAGGGATTACTGCGGCTTTAGCGGGAGCAGCCAGTATTCAGCAATCGCTCACATTACGTGGAGTTTCTCGTAGCGTGGCATTTGTGACACTTTCCCAAGGAACAGAGAATGTTCCTGATCATCTCCCTACAGGGCCGATCTCCAATCCCGCTGCAGATACTTTAGTCTATTACATGGGTCGCAAAGATGCAGCGCATATTGCCCAGCATCTCATTGAGCAAAGCCCGAATCAAAAAAGCGATACTCCTGTTCATATTTTGGAGGCAGTCAGTACTGCGCGCGAACGCTTATGGACTAGCACACTACAAGATTTGGCCTCTGGAAAAGCAGATCAATGGTTTGACAGCAACTCACCAGCACTCATCATGATTGGCGAGGCTTTAAGAAAGCACTCTTCCAGCAGCGAACACTCAGAGAGCTCTCGCTCCGAAATCGACAATCGCTTGCAAGACAGCATCATCATCACCGACTGCGCTCGTCGCGCGTAA
- a CDS encoding serine hydrolase, translated as MKKLQALSLSMALSAGLFTSATLFAADTAKAPLPLSATPGQGFSQEGLKRIDAFFADQIAANNMAGAVLAVSKNGKLTIFKPYGYLDKANNKPMTTDAIFNLASMTKVMASVGALTFYEEGKLPLNAPISNWLPQFKDMKVGKIDAEGNLTTVPAKNPITVQDLMRHTNGLTYGGRGATPVHKMYPAGSAPAAVQYTAQEFIDKLASNPLLYEPGTAWDYGFGLDVLGIIEEKIAGKSLGAVMQERIWNKVGMPNTTFDLAEKDRPRLAQPLPIDPLTGKPQKVDIHTQKVKFDCGGSCAYSTAGDYIRFGQMLLNGGSLDGKRVLGPQTVAFMTSNHLNKDIKNNVSGTEPGRMGYGFGLGVAVRTDRGLSAINGNVGDFTWNGAYGTIFWVDPKEQMVVVMMGVAPGEIRKVHREQLNAVIYGALDK; from the coding sequence ATGAAGAAATTACAGGCTCTTAGCCTGAGTATGGCTTTGAGCGCAGGTTTATTTACCAGCGCAACCCTATTTGCAGCTGACACTGCAAAAGCACCACTACCACTCAGCGCAACTCCAGGACAGGGATTTAGCCAAGAGGGTTTGAAAAGAATCGATGCCTTTTTTGCGGATCAAATTGCTGCGAACAATATGGCAGGAGCAGTTTTAGCAGTTTCTAAAAATGGCAAGCTCACCATTTTTAAACCGTATGGGTATCTGGATAAAGCCAATAACAAACCCATGACAACCGATGCGATTTTTAACTTGGCATCGATGACAAAAGTCATGGCGTCGGTCGGTGCGCTCACCTTTTATGAGGAAGGCAAACTTCCCTTAAATGCGCCTATCTCCAATTGGTTACCCCAATTTAAGGATATGAAAGTAGGCAAGATTGATGCTGAAGGTAACCTCACCACAGTACCAGCAAAAAATCCCATTACCGTACAAGATCTGATGCGTCACACAAATGGCTTAACGTATGGTGGTCGTGGAGCAACGCCTGTTCACAAAATGTATCCCGCTGGTTCTGCTCCAGCAGCAGTCCAATACACGGCCCAAGAGTTTATCGATAAGTTAGCCAGCAATCCCTTGTTATATGAGCCAGGTACTGCTTGGGATTACGGTTTTGGTTTAGATGTGCTGGGCATTATTGAAGAAAAAATTGCTGGCAAGTCTTTAGGCGCAGTAATGCAAGAGCGCATCTGGAACAAAGTGGGCATGCCCAACACAACTTTTGATCTAGCTGAAAAGGATCGTCCGAGACTTGCTCAACCCCTACCAATCGATCCATTAACTGGTAAGCCGCAAAAGGTAGATATTCATACACAAAAAGTGAAGTTTGATTGTGGCGGCTCATGCGCTTATTCCACAGCAGGGGATTACATTCGCTTTGGACAAATGCTGCTCAATGGCGGAAGTCTGGACGGCAAGCGCGTACTTGGTCCACAAACAGTTGCTTTCATGACATCTAATCATTTGAATAAAGACATTAAAAATAATGTGAGTGGTACAGAGCCAGGCCGTATGGGTTATGGCTTTGGATTAGGTGTTGCAGTCAGAACAGACCGTGGCTTGTCTGCTATTAATGGCAACGTTGGAGACTTCACATGGAACGGCGCCTACGGAACGATATTCTGGGTTGATCCAAAAGAGCAGATGGTAGTTGTCATGATGGGTGTTGCTCCCGGTGAAATCCGTAAGGTGCATCGTGAGCAACTCAATGCAGTGATTTATGGGGCATTAGATAAGTAG
- a CDS encoding NAD-dependent epimerase/dehydratase family protein, giving the protein MAFIWVIGKGGLLGGALCQEFISSSDTLFDPQIQLSWHNKERACEEFKNAVCEFVSQVQGRHWQIYWAAGIGTMHSTAEELADETYILKSFIDTLLTNEGINLKVGTFVFASSAGAIYAGKHDEPIHESTLPSPINAYGHSKLQQESIANALNQHGEGSTVISCRITTLYGFKQKNGKQQGLLAEMVRRAISNEVIHIYVPLETMRDYISARVAAQKIIYTVNHLEKTSGIHIKIIASEVSTSIAQMLAIFKRIYKRNLRIVTQADIKSTQYQRAVQFRSEVVIPNPIASQSNLAEGIAELLRVIQQENAKGRSSQR; this is encoded by the coding sequence ATGGCTTTCATCTGGGTGATTGGTAAAGGGGGCTTATTAGGTGGCGCCTTATGCCAAGAGTTCATTTCTTCCTCAGATACTCTATTTGATCCTCAAATTCAATTAAGCTGGCATAACAAAGAACGTGCCTGCGAAGAATTTAAAAATGCAGTATGTGAATTCGTTTCACAAGTCCAAGGACGACATTGGCAAATATACTGGGCTGCAGGTATTGGTACGATGCACAGCACTGCTGAAGAATTGGCAGATGAAACCTATATTCTGAAGTCATTCATTGATACTTTATTAACCAATGAAGGGATCAATCTAAAGGTCGGAACCTTTGTATTTGCAAGCTCTGCAGGCGCTATTTACGCTGGAAAACATGATGAACCCATTCATGAGTCAACCCTACCATCACCCATTAATGCCTACGGACACAGCAAATTACAGCAAGAATCGATTGCGAATGCCCTAAACCAGCATGGAGAGGGGTCTACCGTCATTTCTTGTCGCATTACCACGCTGTATGGCTTTAAACAAAAAAATGGTAAGCAACAAGGACTGCTAGCGGAGATGGTGCGCAGAGCAATATCGAATGAAGTGATTCATATTTACGTTCCTCTTGAAACCATGCGGGACTATATTAGCGCCAGGGTTGCAGCCCAGAAAATCATCTACACAGTCAATCATCTTGAAAAAACATCAGGAATCCATATCAAGATTATTGCCTCCGAAGTCTCGACTTCAATTGCGCAAATGCTCGCCATCTTCAAGAGAATCTACAAACGCAATCTCAGAATAGTCACTCAAGCGGATATTAAAAGTACGCAATACCAACGCGCGGTGCAGTTTAGGTCTGAAGTAGTAATTCCAAACCCTATTGCGAGTCAATCGAACCTCGCAGAAGGAATTGCTGAATTACTCAGAGTGATTCAGCAAGAGAATGCAAAAGGTCGATCAAGCCAACGATAA
- a CDS encoding glycosyltransferase has protein sequence MNASIDDSPITISVVIPVYRGESSLPGLIQEISTFTNGIHHSPKGIAFTIKEVLLIHDSGPDRSDRVLEELAEQYRFVKPIWLSRNFGQHAATLAGMASAAGNWVVTMDEDGQQNPHEIGAMLDIAVEGNFQIIYAQPINPPPHGVFRNFCSKFAKKLALQFLGAQYQSGVFNSFRLIEGEIARILAAYCGNGVYLDVALFWIANRVGYAPMLLRGEDRPSSYSFGMLLNHFWRMVLTSGTRPLRLITIMGGISFFLALFLSGYALYSKFIESTPIQGWTSLLIIISFFSGLIMVSLGVVAEYLALTTGIVMGKPLYVVTSKPTRPSK, from the coding sequence ATGAACGCTTCGATAGATGACTCTCCTATAACGATTTCAGTTGTGATTCCTGTTTACAGGGGTGAAAGTAGCTTGCCGGGACTCATTCAAGAGATATCGACTTTTACAAATGGCATTCATCATTCGCCCAAGGGAATAGCATTCACCATTAAAGAAGTGCTCTTGATTCACGATAGTGGTCCCGATCGTTCGGATCGCGTATTGGAGGAGCTGGCCGAGCAATATAGGTTCGTTAAACCCATTTGGTTATCCCGTAACTTTGGTCAGCATGCAGCAACTCTAGCAGGCATGGCAAGCGCTGCTGGCAATTGGGTAGTTACCATGGATGAAGATGGTCAACAAAATCCTCATGAAATTGGAGCTATGCTAGATATTGCTGTGGAGGGTAATTTTCAAATTATTTATGCTCAACCCATCAATCCTCCGCCGCATGGTGTCTTTAGAAACTTCTGTAGCAAATTTGCCAAAAAGTTAGCGCTCCAATTTTTGGGAGCGCAATATCAAAGCGGTGTATTTAATAGCTTTCGCCTCATAGAAGGAGAAATCGCCAGAATCTTGGCAGCCTACTGCGGGAATGGTGTGTATTTAGATGTAGCCTTATTTTGGATTGCGAATAGAGTTGGCTATGCCCCAATGCTCCTGCGAGGTGAAGATAGGCCATCAAGCTATTCCTTTGGCATGTTGTTAAATCATTTTTGGAGAATGGTGCTGACATCGGGCACCCGTCCATTAAGACTCATCACCATCATGGGCGGCATCTCTTTCTTCCTTGCGCTATTTTTATCGGGGTACGCACTCTACTCCAAATTTATAGAATCTACTCCAATACAAGGCTGGACCTCTCTGCTGATCATCATTTCCTTCTTCTCTGGACTGATCATGGTCTCACTGGGGGTAGTGGCTGAGTACCTTGCCCTGACTACAGGCATTGTGATGGGCAAACCGCTATATGTGGTGACATCCAAACCCACTCGACCATCTAAATAA